One window from the genome of Ailuropoda melanoleuca isolate Jingjing chromosome 5, ASM200744v2, whole genome shotgun sequence encodes:
- the TAP1 gene encoding antigen peptide transporter 1, translated as MADTRSPGPCGCLCSSRASLAWLGITLLLLADWVLLREALPGICSVLVPTALPLLRVWVVGLSRWALLWLGARGILRATLGSGRESAGVRGWLAALQPLAAALGLALPGLALFRELRSWRAPRDSDSSRLLHWGSRLDVFALSYLAAVPAAAMWHKLSGLRGPESHGGSGDAVRRLLGCLGSEIRRLPLLLVLLVLSSVGEMAIPLFTGRLTDWILQDGTASAFTRNITLMSILTVASAVLEFVADGIYNSTMGRVHSHLQGEVFRAVLRQETEFFQQNQTGAITSRVTEDTSTLSESLSEKLSLLLWYLVRGLCLLGLMLWGSLSLTMVTLVTLPLLFLLPKKLGKWYQVLAAQVQKSLAESSQVAIEVLSAMPTVRSFANEEGEAQKFSQKLQDMNTLHQKEALAYAVNLWTTSISGMLLKVGILYIGGHLVTSGAVSSGNLVTFILYQIQFTSAVEVLLSTYPSVRKAVGSSEKIFEYLDRIPRCPASGVLTSLNLEGLVQFQDVSFAYPNRPDVPVLQGLTFTLRPGEVMALVGPSGSGKSTVAALLQNLYQPTGGRLLLDGKPLPQYEHRYLHTQVAAVGQEPQLFGRSFQENIAYGLVQKPTMEEIIAAAVVSGAHGFISELPEGYSTDVGEAGSKLSGGQRQAVALARALIRKPRVLILDDATSALDADSQLRVEQLLYRSRERCSRSVLLITHCLSSVEEADQILFLEGGTICEAGTYQQLMEKRGCFWTMIQAPGGSGAPE; from the exons ATGGCCGACACACGGTCCCCCGGCCCCTGCGGCTGCCTCTGCTCGTCCAGAGCTTCCCTGGCGTGGCTGGGGATAACGCTGCTGCTTCTCGCCGACTGGGTGCTGCTCCGGGAGGCGCTCCCCGGAATATGCTCCGTGCTGGTCCCCACCGCGCTGCCCCTGCTCCGGGTCTGGGTGGTGGGCCTGAGCCGCTGGGCTCTGCTGTGGCTGGGGGCCCGTGGTATTCTCAGGGCAACGCTCGGCTCCGGAAGGGAAAGCGCCGGAGTCCGGGGATGGCTCGCCGCGTTGCAGCCGTTGGCGGCGGCGCTGGGCTTGGCCCTGCCGGGACTTGCCTTGTTCCGAGAGCTGCGCTCGTGGAGAGCTCCCAGGGATTCCGACAGCTCCAGGCTTCTGCACTGGGGAAGTCGCCTGGATGTTTTCGCCCTCAGTTACTTGGCAGCAGTGCCCGCAGCCGCCATGTGGCACAAGCTCAGCGGACTCCGGGGGCCGGAAAGTCACGGGGGTTCAGGAGACGCGGTGCGCCGGCTTCTAGGCTGCCTCGGTTCAGAGATACGACGCCTCCCGCTCCTGCTGGTCCTGTTGGTTCTCTCCAGTGTTG ggGAAATGGCCATTCCATTGTTCACCGGCCGCCTCACTGACTGGATTCTACAAGATGGGACAGCCTCTGCTTTCACACGGAACATAACGCTTATGTCCATTCTCACCGTAGCCAG cgCGGTGCTGGAGTTCGTGGCTGATGGGATCTATAACAGCACCATGGGCCGTGTGCACAGCCACTTGCAGGGAGAGGTATTTCGGGCTGTCCTGCGCCAGGAAACAGAGTTTTTCCAACAGAACCAAACGG GAGCCATCACTTCTCGGGTGACGGAGGACACATCCACCCTGAGTGAGTCTCTGAGTGAGAAGCTAAGCCTACTGTTGTGGTACCTGGTACGGGGGCTGTGTCTCTTGGGGCTCATGCTCTGGGGGTCACTGTCCCTCACCATGGTCACCCTCGTCACCCtgcctctgcttttccttctgcctaagaAGCTGGGAAAATGGTACCAG GTGCTGGCAGCCCAGGTGCAGAAATCTCTGGCAGAGTCCAGCCAGGTGGCCATTGAGGTGCTCTCAGCTATGCCCACAGTCCGGAGCTTTGCCAACGAGGAGGGTGAGGCCCAGAAGTTTAGCCAAAAGCTGCAGGATATGAATACCCTCCATCAGAAGGAGGCTCTGGCCTATGCAGTCAACCTCTGGACCACCAGT ATCTCAGGGATGCTGCTGAAGGTGGGAATCTTATACATCGGTGGGCATCTGGTGACAAGTGGGGCTGTAAGCAGCGGGAACCTTGTCACGTTTATTCTCTACCAGATCCAGTTTACTTCAGCTGTTGAG GTACTGCTCTCCACCTACCCCAGTGTACGGAAGGCCGTGGGCtcctcagagaaaatatttgaatacctGGACCGGATTCCTCGCTGTCCTGCCAGTGGTGTGTTGACTTCCTTAAACTTGGAGGGCCTTGTCCAGTTTCAGGATGTCTCCTTCGCCTACCCCAACCGTCCAGATGTCCCAGTGCTGCAG GGGCTGACATTCACCCTACGTCCCGGTGAGGTGATGGCACTGGTAGGGCCCAGTGGCTCTGGGAAGAGCACAGTGGCTGCCCTGCTGCAGAATCTGTACCAGCCCACAGGGGGACGGCTTCTGCTGGATGGGAAGCCCCTTCCCCAATATGAGCACCGCTACCTGCACACACAG GTGGCTGCAGTGGGACAAGAGCCGCAGCTATTTGGGAGGAGTTTTCAAGAAAACATTGCTTACGGCCTCGTCCAGAAGCCAACTATGGAAGAAATCATAGCCGCTGCAGTGGTGTCTGGAGCCCATGGTTTCATCTCTGAACTCCCTGAGGGCTATAGCACAG ACGTAGGCGAGGCTGGGAGCAAGCTATCAGGGGGTCAGCGACAGGCAGTGGCCTTGGCTCGAGCACTGATCCGGAAACCACGTGTACTCATCCTGGATGATGCTACCAGTGCCCTTGATGCAGACAGCCAGTTACGG GTGGAGCAGCTCCTGTACAGAAGCCGTGAGCGGTGCTCTCGGTCGGTGCTTCTCATCACACATTGTCTCAGCTCGGTGGAGGAGGCTGACCAAATCCTCTTTCTGGAAGGAGGCACCATCTGTGAAGCAGGAACCTACCAGCAGCTCATGGAGAAGAGGGGATGCTTCTGGACAATGATACAGGCCCCTGGCGGGTCAGGAGCTCCAGAATGA
- the PSMB8 gene encoding proteasome subunit beta type-8 isoform X1: MALLEVCGAPRGLRKDCALPGLGSHLRSDPGYYSFSLRSPELAFPRGMQPTEFFQSLGGNGERDVRIEMNHGTTTLAFKFQQGVIVAVDSRATAGSYISTSRINKVIEINPYLLGTMSGCAADCQYWERLLAKECRLYYLRNGERISVSAASKLLSNMVFQYRGMDLSMGSMICGWDKKGPGLYYVDADGTRLSGDMFSTGSGNTYAYGVMDSGYRPDLSPEEAYELGRRAIVYATHRDSYSGGVVNMYHVMEDGWVKVESTDVSDLLHQYRETSQ; encoded by the exons ATGGCGCTGCTGGAGGTGTGCGGAGCCCCCCGAGGGCTGCGGAAGGATTGCGCTCTCCCGGGCCTGGGCAGCCACCTTCGCTCGGACCCTGGATACTACAGCTTCTCTCTGCGGTCTCCGGAGCTCGCCTTCCCCCGGGGAATGCAG CCCACTGAATTCTTCCAGTCCCTTGGTGGGAATGGAGAAAGGGACGTTCGGATTGAGATGAACCATGGCACTACCACTCTGGCCTTCAAGTTCCAGCAAGGAGTGATTGTGGCAGTGGATTCTCGGGCTACCGCTGGGAGTTATAtta GCACCTCAAGGATTAACAAGGTGATTGAGATTAACCCTTACCTGCTTGGCACCATGTCTGGCTGTGCGGCTGACTGTCAGTACTGGGAACGTCTGCTGGCCAAGGAGTGCAG GCTGTACTATCTGCGGAACGGGGAGCGTATCTCAGTGTCAGCAGCCTCCAAACTGCTCTCCAACATGGTGTTCCAGTACCGGGGCATGGACCTTTCCATGGGCAGTATGATCTGTGGCTGGGATAAGAAG GGTCCTGGACTCTACTATGTGGATGCAGATGGGACTCGGCTCTCAGGAGATATGTTCTCCACCGGCAGTGGGAACACCTATGCCTACGGGGTCATGGATAGTGGCTATCGGCCTGATCTTAGCCCTGAAGAGGCTTATGAACTGGGCCGCAGGGCTATTGTTTATGCCACTCACCGAGACAGCTATTCTGGAGGTGTTGTCAACA TGTACCACGTGATGGAAGATGGTTGGGTGAAAGTGGAAAGTACAGACGTCAGTGACCTGCTGCACCAGTATCGGGAGACCAGCCAGTAA
- the PSMB8 gene encoding proteasome subunit beta type-8 isoform X2, producing the protein MSGCAADCQYWERLLAKECRLYYLRNGERISVSAASKLLSNMVFQYRGMDLSMGSMICGWDKKGPGLYYVDADGTRLSGDMFSTGSGNTYAYGVMDSGYRPDLSPEEAYELGRRAIVYATHRDSYSGGVVNMYHVMEDGWVKVESTDVSDLLHQYRETSQ; encoded by the exons ATGTCTGGCTGTGCGGCTGACTGTCAGTACTGGGAACGTCTGCTGGCCAAGGAGTGCAG GCTGTACTATCTGCGGAACGGGGAGCGTATCTCAGTGTCAGCAGCCTCCAAACTGCTCTCCAACATGGTGTTCCAGTACCGGGGCATGGACCTTTCCATGGGCAGTATGATCTGTGGCTGGGATAAGAAG GGTCCTGGACTCTACTATGTGGATGCAGATGGGACTCGGCTCTCAGGAGATATGTTCTCCACCGGCAGTGGGAACACCTATGCCTACGGGGTCATGGATAGTGGCTATCGGCCTGATCTTAGCCCTGAAGAGGCTTATGAACTGGGCCGCAGGGCTATTGTTTATGCCACTCACCGAGACAGCTATTCTGGAGGTGTTGTCAACA TGTACCACGTGATGGAAGATGGTTGGGTGAAAGTGGAAAGTACAGACGTCAGTGACCTGCTGCACCAGTATCGGGAGACCAGCCAGTAA
- the TAP2 gene encoding antigen peptide transporter 2, protein MLFPDLRPWAFLLLADSVLLWLIQGTLGALLPPGLPGLWLEGTLRLGGLWWLLKVGGLLGLVGTLLAPLCLGTPLFLSLRALVPGALSAPPVRVASAPWSWLLLGYAAVWLGWAMWALLSSPGAQETKQGQENNTDLMWRLLKLSWPDLPYLLAAFFFLIVAVLGETVIPYYSGHVIDILRGDFDPDAFTSAIFFMCLFSIGSSLCAGCRGSCFTFTMSRINVRVRQLLFSSLLHQDLSFFQDTKTGELNSRLNSDTKLMSCWLALNANVLLRSVVKVVGLYSFMLSLSPRLALLSLLKVPLAITAQKLYDVRHQAVLREIQNAVAKAGQVVREAVGGLQTVRSFGAEEHELCLYKEALERCRQLWWRRDLESALYLLFRRMLHLGMQVLMLNCGLQQILAGDLTQGGLLSFLLYQEDMGHYVQTLVYMCGDMLSNVGAAEKVFQYLDRKPNLPPPGTLAPPTLRGLVEFQDVSFAYPNRPDQPVLKGLTFTLRPGQVTALVGPNGSGKSTVAALLQNLYQPSGGRLLLDGQPLSQYEHRYLHRQVTSVGQEPVLFSGSVRDNIAYGLKSCSDEQVMAAAQAANADGFIQEMEHGLYTDVGERGNQLAVGQKQCLAIARALVRDPRVLILDEATSALDVQCEQALQDWKSRGDRTVLVIAHRLQTVQSADQILVLRQGELLERAQLMEGQDLYSRLAQQLLED, encoded by the exons ATGCTGTTCCCTGACCTGAGACCCTGGGCCTTCCTGCTGCTGGCCGACTCGGTTCTACTCTGGCTGATTCAGGGGACTCTGGGGGCTCTCCTTCCCCCGGGGCTTCCTGGCCTGTGGCTGGAGGGGACCCTGCGACTTGGAGGGCTCTGGTGGCTGCTAAAGGTGGGAGGACTGCTGGGATTGGTGGGAACACTGCTGGCCCCGCTCTGCCTGGGGACTCCGCTGTTTCTCTCCCTGAGGGCCCTGGTCCCAGGGGCCTTGAGTGCTCCCCCAGTCAGAGTGGCTTCAGCACCCTGGAGCTGGCTGCTGCTGGGGTATGCGGCTGTGTGGCTAGGCTGGGCCATGTGGGCCCTGCTGAGCTCTCCAGGAGCCCAAGAGACAAAGCAGGGCCAGGAGAACAACACAGACTTGATGTGGAGGCTGCTGAAGCTCTCCTGGCCAGACCTGCCTTACCTCCTTGCAGCCTTCTTCTTCCTTATTGTTGCCGTGTTGG GTGAGACGGTCATCCCTTACTATTCGGGTCATGTCATTGACATCCTGAGAGGTGATTTCGACCCTGATGCCTTTACCAGCGccatctttttcatgtgtctattctCCATTGGGAG CTCACTGTGTGCGGGCTGCCGAGGAAGCTGCTTCACCTTCACCATGTCCAGAATCAATGTGCGGGTCCGGCAGctgcttttctcctcccttctgcaccaggacctcagtttcttccaggATACTAAGACAG GGGAGCTGAATTCAAGGCTGAACTCGGATACCAAATTGATGAGCTGCTGGCTTGCTCTTAACGCCAACGTGCTCTTGCGAAGCGTGGTCAAAGTGGTGGGGCTGTACAGCTTCATGCTCAGTCTGTCCCCTCGACttgccctcctctctctgctcaagGTGCCTCTGGCAATAACGGCTCAAAAACTGTACGATGTCCGCCATCAG GCAGTGCTTCGGGAGATCCAGAATGCTGTGGCGAAAGCAGGACAGGTGGTGCGGGAGGCAGTTGGAGGGCTGCAGACCGTGCGCAGTTTTGGGGCCGAGGAGCACGAGCTCTGTCTCTATAAGGAGGCCCTGGAACGGTGCCGGCAGCTGTGGTGGCGACGAGACCTGGAAAGTGCCCTCTACTTACTCTTTCGGAGG ATGCTGCACTTGGGAATGCAGGTGCTGATGCTGAACTGTGGCCTGCAGCAGATCCTGGCCGGGGACCTCACCCAAGGTGGGctgctctccttcctgctctACCAGGAGGACATGGGCCATTATGTGCAG ACCCTGGTTTACATGTGTGGGGATATGCTCAGCAACGTAGGGGCTGCCGAGAAGGTGTTTCAGTACCTGGACCGAAAGCCAAATCTGCCTCCGCCCGGGACGCTGGCCCCTCCCACTCTGCGGGGGCTGGTGGAATTCCAGGACGTCTCCTTCGCGTATCCCAACCGCCCGGACCAGCCTGTGCTCAAG GGGCTGACGTTCACCCTGCGTCCTGGTCAGGTGACGGCCCTGGTAGGGCCCAACGGGTCCGGGAAGAGCACAGTGGCTGCCCTGCTGCAGAATCTGTACCAGCCCAGCGGGGGACGGCTGCTGCTGGATGGGCAGCCCCTCTCCCAGTATGAGCACCGCTACCTGCACCGACAG GTGACTTCGGTGGGGCAGGAGCCCGTGCTCTTCTCCGGTTCTGTGAGGGACAACATTGCCTACGGGCTGAAGAGCTGCAGTGACGAGCAGGTGATGGCCGCGGCCCAGGCCGCCAACGCCGACGGCTTCATCCAGGAGATGGAGCACGGGCTGTATACAG ATgttggggagagagggaaccaGTTGGCTGTGGGACAGAAACAGTGTCTGGCCATTGCCCGGGCCCTTGTGAGGGACCCACGAGTCCTCATCCTGGATGAAGCCACCAGTGCCCTGGACGTCCAGTGTGAGCAGGCG CTGCAGGACTGGAAATCCCGCGGGGACCGAACGGTGCTGGTGATCGCTCACAGGCTGCAGACGGTGCAGAGTGCGGACCAGATCCTGGTGCTCAGGCAGGGGGAGCTGCTGGAGCGCGCGCAGCTCATGGAGGGGCAGGACCTCTATTCCCGCCTGGCGCAGCAGCTCCTGGAGGACTGA